The Hymenobacter sp. DG01 genome has a segment encoding these proteins:
- a CDS encoding TolC family protein, translating to MLYRFLFLLLVVLPGFLYAQTTPRTLPPPTSASPVASPDGPLTLQQALQTGLGQSLLVQTGRLEVERQRALSRTGYDVPRTVVDYQVGQISGPLRDQSLNIVQQSALPGVYGAQRRLLEGQIMTAEQRVRSQRRELVHAIRSTYYELLVSYRRAALLRQQDSLYRRAARAARIRYQTGETNRLEQVSAEARMRELQNQLAIVLTNRQVQQQQLGVLLNLGRPASIDTTAAAVAPLSPADTAGLTAASNPTLALLEQEIDVSKRQTKVEQLRRLPDLRLGYFTQTINKENGFHVAQAGIAVPLLGGIQKARIQAAQLSEQAAEAQLRYATTQLRGQLAGLRQQLSRARASLTYYEQTALPQARLILSTAEKSFRAGDIDYVEYVVNTEPAWQIRTAYLEQVRQYNELALSLQTLTGPDVP from the coding sequence ATGCTCTATCGTTTTCTGTTTCTGCTGCTCGTCGTGCTGCCCGGCTTCCTGTACGCCCAGACGACCCCGCGCACCCTACCCCCTCCAACCTCCGCAAGCCCGGTAGCCTCACCCGATGGGCCGCTAACGTTGCAGCAGGCCCTGCAAACCGGCCTCGGCCAAAGCCTGCTGGTGCAAACCGGCCGGCTGGAAGTGGAGCGCCAGCGGGCCCTCTCCCGCACTGGCTACGACGTACCGCGCACGGTGGTGGACTACCAGGTGGGGCAGATTTCGGGCCCCCTACGCGACCAAAGCCTGAATATTGTGCAGCAGTCGGCGCTGCCGGGCGTGTACGGGGCGCAGCGGCGCTTGCTGGAAGGCCAGATTATGACCGCCGAGCAGCGCGTGCGTAGCCAGCGCCGGGAGCTGGTGCACGCCATCCGGAGCACGTATTATGAATTGCTGGTGAGCTACCGCCGGGCGGCTTTGCTACGCCAGCAGGACAGCTTGTACCGCCGGGCGGCCCGGGCAGCCCGCATCCGCTACCAAACCGGCGAAACCAACCGTCTGGAACAGGTTTCGGCTGAGGCCCGGATGCGGGAACTGCAGAACCAGCTGGCCATCGTGCTGACGAACCGGCAGGTGCAGCAGCAGCAGCTTGGGGTCCTCCTGAACCTGGGCCGCCCCGCCTCTATCGACACGACAGCAGCGGCCGTAGCGCCTCTCTCTCCCGCTGACACGGCGGGCCTTACGGCAGCCTCCAATCCTACGCTGGCCCTGCTGGAACAAGAAATTGACGTGAGCAAGCGCCAGACCAAAGTGGAGCAGTTGCGCCGCCTGCCGGACCTGCGCTTAGGCTACTTCACCCAGACCATCAACAAAGAAAACGGCTTCCACGTAGCCCAGGCCGGCATTGCGGTGCCGTTGCTCGGCGGCATCCAAAAAGCCCGCATTCAGGCGGCACAGCTAAGTGAGCAGGCTGCTGAGGCTCAGCTGCGCTACGCCACTACCCAACTGCGCGGGCAACTGGCGGGGCTGCGCCAACAGTTGAGCCGGGCGCGGGCCTCGCTCACGTACTACGAGCAAACCGCCTTGCCTCAGGCCCGCCTTATTCTGAGTACGGCCGAGAAAAGCTTCCGGGCCGGCGACATCGACTACGTGGAATACGTGGTGAATACGGAGCCTGCCTGGCAGATTCGCACGGCCTACCTCGAGCAGGTCCGGCAGTACAACGAGCTGGCCCTTTCCCTCCAGACGCTGACCGGCCCGGACGTGCCATAA
- a CDS encoding efflux RND transporter periplasmic adaptor subunit: MKSTYFLLLASLLTACGTDKSAPTETAAAAPPTPATPANPDEISVSSAQAQAAGLETGSFVWKNMTTDVQANGSIDVPPQNRASVSAVMGGYVQSVAVLPGQQIARGGTVAVLRHPDYLRLQQDYLQSKARVTFLQKELQRQQTLDAEDVGAKRKLQQAQSDYASEQATLRATAAQLRMLGISLSRLDRGEIAPTVPLVSPIKGYVKSVNINPGQFVNPQDVLVEIVDRSDLHLELKVFERDIARVKNGQRILFKIPSRGSNEDLGARVFLVGKAFNDDARTVSVHAHLEPERDDVLPGQYVSAHIQTAGARQRTLPEDAIIQAGEFSYIFAQTGPTSYRRYRVRTGATDSGDVAITLLDQLPDTTRLVRHGAYFLDAELKKGQDAEE, from the coding sequence ATGAAATCGACCTACTTCCTGCTGCTGGCTTCTTTACTGACCGCCTGTGGCACCGATAAATCGGCTCCCACCGAGACGGCCGCTGCCGCGCCCCCTACCCCTGCTACCCCCGCCAACCCCGACGAAATCAGCGTGAGCAGTGCCCAGGCCCAGGCGGCAGGGCTGGAAACCGGCTCTTTCGTCTGGAAAAACATGACTACCGACGTGCAGGCCAACGGTAGCATTGACGTGCCCCCGCAAAACCGGGCGTCGGTATCGGCCGTGATGGGCGGTTACGTGCAGTCGGTGGCCGTGCTGCCGGGGCAGCAGATAGCGCGCGGCGGCACCGTGGCCGTGCTGCGCCACCCCGACTACCTCCGCCTGCAGCAGGACTATCTGCAAAGCAAAGCCCGCGTAACGTTTCTGCAGAAAGAGCTGCAGCGCCAGCAAACCCTCGACGCCGAAGACGTGGGCGCCAAGCGCAAGCTTCAGCAGGCCCAGAGCGACTATGCCTCCGAGCAGGCTACGCTTCGTGCCACGGCCGCCCAACTCCGGATGCTGGGTATCTCGCTCAGCCGCCTCGACCGGGGCGAAATTGCGCCCACGGTGCCGCTGGTGTCGCCCATCAAAGGCTACGTGAAGTCCGTCAATATCAACCCCGGTCAGTTCGTGAATCCGCAGGATGTGCTGGTAGAAATCGTGGACCGCTCCGACCTGCACCTGGAGCTAAAGGTGTTTGAACGGGACATTGCGCGGGTGAAAAACGGGCAGCGCATTCTGTTCAAAATTCCTAGTCGTGGCTCCAATGAAGACTTGGGAGCCCGCGTATTTCTGGTGGGCAAAGCGTTCAACGACGACGCCCGCACCGTGAGCGTGCACGCCCACCTGGAGCCCGAGCGCGACGACGTGCTACCCGGACAATACGTATCGGCCCACATCCAGACGGCCGGCGCCCGCCAACGCACCCTGCCCGAAGACGCCATTATTCAGGCTGGGGAGTTTAGCTATATCTTCGCCCAGACCGGCCCCACCTCCTACCGGCGCTACCGCGTCCGGACCGGCGCCACAGACAGCGGCGACGTAGCCATTACCCTCCTCGACCAACTCCCCGACACAACTCGCCTCGTCCGCCACGGGGCCTATTTTCTGGATGCCGAACTGAAAAAAGGCCAGGACGCGGAAGAGTAA
- a CDS encoding PAS domain-containing protein → MDLAHSDTPENLASLPESPSMPTSTEPAQAMLLSIADAAGSTLYASPQLLRFTGLSLPQLSTEWLTLVHADDQDRVAAQARQALATGQTYQIGFRMRRHDGRYRWVESSGYPQLNEAGQVHQWIVCTMDVEQLRQGSAAGGIDSPADFNFLAELIPQLVWTTDPSGFHTYFNQRWTDFTGYTLSDSVGPDMWNNLLHPDDRQHAREVWGHSLATGEFYEIEYRFKSRQGDYRWFLGQALPVRNEASEIVKWFGTCTDIHDQKMQQLALRKREQDFTTLANAIPQLAWMADETGSLFWYNDRWFRFTGTTQEQMLGWGWQSVQHPDYVEQVTTGWKQALSNGEKWEDTFPLRRHDGEFRWFLSRALPVRDEEGRIVRWCGTNTDITEQKQLQEQLERAYSDLEAKVMFRTLDLEREVQELRQRLGE, encoded by the coding sequence ATGGACCTTGCCCATTCTGATACTCCGGAAAATCTGGCTTCACTCCCCGAAAGCCCCTCCATGCCCACCAGCACGGAGCCGGCTCAGGCCATGCTGCTGAGTATTGCCGACGCCGCCGGCTCGACCCTGTACGCCAGCCCGCAACTGCTGCGCTTTACAGGGTTGTCGCTGCCCCAGCTGAGTACGGAGTGGCTGACCCTGGTGCACGCTGACGACCAGGACCGGGTGGCCGCCCAGGCGCGGCAGGCCCTGGCTACGGGCCAGACCTACCAGATCGGGTTTCGGATGCGCCGCCACGATGGGCGCTACCGGTGGGTGGAAAGCTCCGGCTATCCGCAGCTGAACGAGGCCGGGCAAGTACACCAGTGGATTGTGTGCACCATGGACGTAGAGCAGTTGCGGCAAGGCAGCGCAGCCGGCGGAATTGACTCGCCCGCCGATTTTAACTTCCTGGCCGAGCTTATTCCGCAGCTGGTCTGGACCACGGACCCCAGTGGTTTTCATACCTACTTCAACCAGCGCTGGACCGATTTTACGGGTTATACCCTCTCTGACAGCGTAGGGCCCGATATGTGGAACAACCTGCTGCACCCCGATGACCGCCAGCACGCGCGGGAGGTGTGGGGCCATTCGCTGGCTACCGGCGAGTTCTACGAAATAGAATACCGCTTCAAGTCGCGCCAGGGTGACTACCGCTGGTTTCTGGGCCAGGCCTTGCCAGTGCGCAACGAAGCCAGTGAGATTGTGAAGTGGTTTGGCACCTGCACCGACATCCACGACCAGAAAATGCAGCAGCTGGCCCTGCGCAAGCGGGAACAGGACTTCACGACCCTGGCCAATGCCATTCCGCAGCTGGCCTGGATGGCCGATGAAACCGGCTCTCTGTTCTGGTACAACGACCGGTGGTTCCGGTTTACGGGCACGACCCAGGAGCAAATGCTGGGCTGGGGCTGGCAAAGCGTGCAGCACCCCGACTATGTGGAGCAGGTAACTACCGGCTGGAAGCAGGCGTTAAGCAACGGTGAAAAGTGGGAAGACACCTTCCCGCTCCGCCGCCACGACGGCGAATTCCGGTGGTTCCTGAGCCGCGCCCTACCCGTGCGCGACGAGGAAGGCCGTATTGTGCGGTGGTGCGGTACCAATACCGACATCACGGAGCAAAAGCAGCTGCAGGAACAACTGGAGCGCGCCTACTCCGACCTCGAAGCTAAAGTCATGTTCCGCACTCTCGACCTGGAGCGGGAAGTGCAGGAGCTGCGCCAGCGGCTGGGGGAATAG
- a CDS encoding YihY/virulence factor BrkB family protein — MRLPVRRYHLPDVRRRRSYRRFIVLLKRLRFHGGQASVYDVVDRLLQEIKLDGIAKRASYMAFNFTIAIFPTIIFLFTLIPYIPVPNLNLDILQFLADLIPREMYVAVSGTIEDIVNIPHGGLLSFGFATALVLSSNGIMALLDAFEKKYPSFKKRTYVRKRVIATLLTVVLSSVLLFSVAGIFFGTYIIDALVYHEIVPEHLTDQLIALLRYGSVVGLFLLTTCLVYYYVPPVHDKWPFLSAGSVVATLLIFLVSFLFILYVKIFDSYNHFYGSIGTLVGFMVWLDFVCMTLILGFEVNVSIDAVTGRLKRPLPVAASAGRK, encoded by the coding sequence ATGCGCCTTCCTGTTCGTCGATATCATTTACCCGATGTGCGCCGCCGCCGCAGCTACCGGCGCTTTATTGTGCTGCTGAAGCGGCTGCGCTTTCATGGCGGGCAGGCCTCGGTGTATGATGTGGTGGACCGGCTACTGCAGGAAATCAAGCTGGATGGCATTGCCAAGCGGGCCAGTTACATGGCATTCAACTTTACCATTGCCATTTTCCCCACCATCATCTTTCTGTTCACCCTTATTCCGTACATCCCCGTCCCCAACCTCAACCTCGACATTCTGCAGTTCCTCGCCGACCTGATTCCGCGGGAGATGTACGTGGCTGTTTCCGGGACTATTGAGGATATCGTGAACATTCCGCACGGCGGCCTGCTGTCCTTTGGTTTTGCTACGGCCCTGGTGCTCAGCTCCAACGGCATCATGGCTTTGCTCGATGCCTTCGAGAAGAAGTACCCTTCGTTCAAGAAGCGCACCTACGTCCGGAAGCGTGTTATTGCTACCCTCCTGACAGTAGTGTTGTCCTCGGTGCTGCTGTTCTCCGTGGCCGGTATCTTCTTTGGTACCTACATTATTGATGCGCTGGTGTACCACGAAATCGTGCCTGAGCACCTGACGGATCAGCTGATTGCCCTGCTGCGCTACGGCTCGGTAGTCGGGCTGTTCCTGCTCACTACCTGCCTGGTGTATTACTACGTACCCCCCGTGCACGACAAGTGGCCGTTTCTTTCGGCTGGCTCGGTGGTGGCTACCCTGCTTATCTTTCTGGTGTCGTTCCTGTTTATTCTCTACGTCAAGATCTTCGACAGCTACAACCACTTTTACGGCTCCATTGGCACGCTGGTAGGCTTCATGGTGTGGCTTGATTTTGTGTGTATGACCCTGATTCTGGGGTTTGAAGTAAACGTAAGCATTGATGCCGTAACGGGCCGGCTGAAGCGCCCGCTGCCCGTGGCTGCGTCGGCCGGACGAAAATGA
- a CDS encoding thioesterase family protein, with protein sequence MYQSDTHIRVRYAETDQMGYVYHGNYAAYFEVARTEAFRQLGIRYKDLEADGVGMPVGEIRTRFRRPARYDDLLTVRLLLRQPPEGSRILFEYEIRNEADELLTEGHTLMVFVSMATGRPVAIPADIQAKLAPYFTDDETAGPLTPPKTPADAPAPAAFLK encoded by the coding sequence ATGTATCAATCAGACACCCACATCCGCGTCCGGTACGCCGAAACCGACCAGATGGGCTACGTGTACCACGGCAACTATGCGGCATACTTCGAGGTAGCCCGCACCGAGGCTTTCCGGCAGCTGGGCATCCGGTACAAGGATCTGGAGGCCGATGGGGTAGGCATGCCGGTAGGAGAAATCCGTACCCGCTTCCGCCGCCCCGCCCGCTACGACGACTTACTGACCGTGCGCCTGCTGCTGAGGCAGCCCCCCGAGGGTTCCCGGATTTTATTTGAATATGAAATCCGTAATGAGGCCGACGAGCTGCTGACCGAAGGCCACACCCTGATGGTGTTTGTGAGCATGGCTACCGGCCGGCCCGTGGCCATTCCGGCCGATATTCAGGCCAAGCTGGCGCCCTATTTCACCGATGACGAAACGGCCGGCCCGCTCACTCCGCCCAAAACGCCCGCCGATGCCCCGGCACCCGCCGCTTTCCTGAAGTAG
- the mltG gene encoding endolytic transglycosylase MltG codes for MAKTRIDYKANATRRRNRFAYVTGIFGLLLVTFSYYFYQVFFTPNIDTKGRPAYVVVRRGESAKAVLDSIEATGVVIDKLSLRFVARLLKYDQLVKPGRYELKNGYTNRQLINDLRTGSNKLPLMLTFQNIRLRQDLARKLSTTIDARPGQFDSLLTSPAYTKSLGFDTTSILTMFIPNTYELLWNTSADNLMHRMKKEYEKFWTPERDAKRKKLGLSRAEVSTLASIVEAEQQQHPDERPRVAGVYLNRLRRGMKLQADPTVVYANRDFTIKRVLNVHLAKDSPYNTYKYAGLPPGPINLPSIASIDAVLNPESHDYLYFCAKEDFSGYHAFARNEQEHLVNARRYQAALSRAGIMK; via the coding sequence ATGGCCAAAACCCGCATCGATTATAAAGCCAACGCCACGCGCCGCCGCAACCGGTTTGCATACGTTACCGGCATTTTTGGGTTGCTGCTTGTTACCTTCTCCTACTATTTCTACCAGGTTTTCTTTACGCCCAACATTGATACCAAGGGCCGGCCGGCCTACGTGGTCGTGCGGCGGGGGGAGTCGGCCAAGGCCGTGCTCGACTCCATTGAGGCTACCGGGGTAGTGATTGATAAGCTGAGCCTGCGCTTTGTAGCCCGCCTGCTTAAGTACGACCAGTTGGTGAAGCCCGGTCGCTACGAGCTGAAAAATGGTTACACCAACCGGCAGCTGATCAATGATTTGCGCACGGGTAGCAACAAGCTGCCCCTGATGCTGACGTTTCAGAACATCCGGCTGCGGCAGGATCTGGCCCGCAAGCTGAGCACCACCATTGATGCGCGCCCCGGGCAGTTTGACTCCCTGCTGACTTCGCCGGCCTACACCAAAAGCCTGGGCTTCGATACCACGAGCATCCTGACCATGTTCATTCCGAACACCTATGAGCTGCTCTGGAACACCTCCGCCGACAACCTCATGCACCGCATGAAAAAGGAGTACGAAAAGTTCTGGACCCCGGAGCGCGACGCCAAGCGCAAAAAGCTGGGTCTGAGCCGAGCTGAGGTCAGCACATTAGCCAGCATTGTGGAAGCCGAGCAGCAGCAGCACCCCGACGAGCGACCCCGAGTGGCCGGCGTGTACCTCAACCGCCTCCGGCGCGGCATGAAGCTACAGGCCGACCCGACCGTGGTGTACGCCAACCGCGACTTTACCATTAAGCGCGTACTGAACGTGCACCTGGCCAAAGACTCGCCCTACAACACCTACAAATACGCTGGCCTGCCGCCCGGCCCCATCAATCTGCCCAGCATTGCCAGCATCGATGCCGTGCTGAACCCCGAGAGCCACGACTACCTCTATTTCTGCGCCAAAGAGGATTTCAGCGGCTACCACGCCTTTGCCCGCAACGAGCAGGAGCACCTCGTAAATGCCCGCCGCTACCAGGCCGCCCTCAGCCGGGCCGGCATTATGAAGTAA
- a CDS encoding T9SS type A sorting domain-containing protein has product MQHSYTSKAAFRGLLGLLLSAGACVSASAQTVTPVSVAAGAIYTQNFDGVGVTGTAYPAGWSAVRLGGTGTLNQVLDLSASDGNSTSGGIYNVGLANDPDRAFGTIASGSTVPAFGAAFTNGTGAAVTRVNMAFRGEQWKSGSAVDITEVLAFEYSLDATSLTTGTWTAVTALNITEVANANVSTAPINGNEAANRAAIAGSISNITWPAGATMWIRWKDTNDGGTDALLALDDFAISTGTTALASRNAIAASNVAIFPNPTAEAVTIQVSGRAQKAAVTVSDLMGRTVLRGTAAADGTFSLRSLQAGNYVVKVQNGDSFSTHKVTKQ; this is encoded by the coding sequence ATGCAACACTCTTACACTTCTAAAGCTGCGTTCCGCGGCCTCCTGGGTTTGCTTCTGAGCGCAGGCGCTTGTGTTTCGGCCTCAGCGCAAACTGTTACCCCCGTTAGCGTAGCGGCTGGCGCTATTTACACCCAAAACTTCGACGGTGTTGGCGTAACGGGTACTGCGTATCCGGCGGGCTGGAGTGCTGTACGTCTGGGTGGCACTGGTACCCTGAACCAAGTACTGGATCTTTCTGCCTCTGATGGCAACAGCACCTCGGGCGGTATCTACAACGTAGGCCTCGCCAACGACCCTGACCGTGCATTTGGCACTATTGCGTCGGGCTCCACCGTACCGGCTTTTGGTGCTGCCTTCACCAATGGTACGGGCGCCGCTGTAACCCGGGTAAACATGGCCTTCCGGGGCGAGCAGTGGAAGTCCGGCAGCGCAGTTGACATAACTGAAGTGCTGGCCTTTGAATACAGCCTGGATGCTACCAGCCTGACCACCGGCACCTGGACAGCTGTTACGGCTCTTAACATCACGGAGGTAGCTAACGCCAACGTATCTACGGCTCCTATTAACGGCAATGAAGCGGCTAACCGGGCTGCCATTGCTGGCTCAATCAGCAACATTACCTGGCCGGCCGGCGCTACCATGTGGATTCGCTGGAAAGACACCAACGATGGCGGCACCGATGCCCTGCTGGCACTGGATGATTTCGCTATTTCTACGGGCACTACCGCCCTGGCTAGCCGCAACGCTATTGCCGCCAGCAATGTAGCCATCTTCCCCAACCCCACTGCCGAAGCCGTAACCATTCAGGTTTCGGGCCGCGCTCAGAAGGCAGCCGTTACCGTTTCGGACCTGATGGGCCGCACGGTACTGCGTGGCACCGCCGCCGCCGATGGCACGTTCAGCCTCCGCTCCCTGCAGGCTGGCAACTACGTAGTGAAGGTACAGAACGGTGACTCGTTCAGCACCCACAAAGTAACCAAACAATAA
- a CDS encoding L-threonylcarbamoyladenylate synthase: MSATLLRIHPDNPPQNRIAQAVEVLRNGGVIIYPTDTVYGLGCDIHNARAVEKLCRIKGIHPEKANLSFICSDLSHITDYANGITTPVYKVLKKALPGPFTFIFEASTKAPRYGGVKRKTVGIRVPDNQICTTLVRELGNPIVSTSIHDDDEILEYSTDPDLIFEKYRPLVDLVIDGGFGNNIASTVVDCTNEDFDIIRQGAGDIEQYL; this comes from the coding sequence ATGTCTGCAACCCTGCTTCGTATTCACCCCGACAACCCGCCTCAGAATCGTATTGCGCAAGCCGTGGAAGTGCTTCGAAACGGAGGCGTTATTATTTATCCGACGGACACAGTGTATGGCCTGGGCTGCGACATTCATAACGCCCGCGCCGTGGAAAAGCTTTGCCGGATCAAGGGCATCCACCCCGAGAAGGCCAATCTGTCGTTTATCTGCTCCGACCTTTCGCACATCACCGACTACGCCAACGGCATTACCACACCCGTGTACAAGGTGCTGAAGAAAGCGCTGCCCGGCCCGTTTACCTTCATTTTTGAGGCCAGCACGAAAGCCCCTCGCTACGGCGGAGTTAAGCGCAAAACTGTTGGTATCCGGGTGCCCGATAACCAGATCTGTACTACCCTGGTGCGCGAGCTGGGCAACCCCATCGTCTCAACCTCCATTCACGACGACGATGAAATTCTGGAGTACAGCACCGACCCCGACCTTATTTTCGAGAAGTACCGCCCGCTGGTTGACCTGGTCATTGATGGCGGCTTCGGCAACAATATTGCCAGCACCGTGGTGGATTGTACCAACGAGGACTTCGACATCATTCGTCAGGGTGCCGGCGACATTGAACAGTATCTGTAG
- a CDS encoding lysophospholipid acyltransferase family protein, with the protein MSAARVAPKPYPWYYRPVEWLLIGLSYLPLPVLYAVARGFYLLLAYVARYRKRVVLENMRHSFPEKSAAEIEKLAYQFYWHFAQVVVEILKLRTISAPALRKRVRFTNPEVLGRFFPEGKQVLTLGSHAGNWEWILSAAALQYPGKAGGVYKPLMNPFFESFMLRLRSRLGAHLVPMLSTLRDLVKHKGQGRTLSLLSDQAAGPEDYPYWTDFLHQDTPFYTGADRLAAQFQCAVVYVGIRRARRGYYEITFTELHDGQHVLPPAEHQLTEAFARQLERDIQASPSDYLWTHRRWKHKRVR; encoded by the coding sequence ATGAGCGCGGCCCGCGTAGCCCCCAAACCCTACCCCTGGTATTACCGGCCGGTAGAGTGGTTGCTGATTGGCCTCTCGTACCTGCCCTTGCCTGTGCTCTACGCGGTGGCCCGGGGCTTCTATCTGCTGCTGGCTTACGTAGCGCGCTACCGGAAGCGGGTGGTGTTGGAAAACATGCGCCATTCTTTTCCCGAGAAATCGGCCGCTGAAATTGAGAAGCTGGCCTACCAGTTTTATTGGCACTTCGCGCAGGTTGTTGTAGAAATTCTGAAGCTGCGTACTATATCAGCGCCGGCGCTGCGGAAACGGGTTCGGTTCACGAACCCAGAAGTGCTGGGTCGGTTTTTTCCGGAAGGCAAGCAGGTGCTTACCCTGGGTTCACACGCTGGCAACTGGGAGTGGATCCTGTCGGCGGCGGCGCTGCAGTACCCCGGCAAGGCGGGCGGCGTGTACAAGCCCTTAATGAACCCTTTCTTCGAGAGTTTTATGCTGCGGTTACGGAGCCGTCTTGGTGCCCACCTGGTGCCCATGCTCAGCACTCTGCGCGACTTGGTGAAGCACAAAGGGCAAGGGCGCACGCTTAGCCTGCTTTCCGACCAGGCCGCCGGCCCCGAAGACTACCCCTACTGGACCGACTTTTTGCATCAGGATACTCCATTCTATACTGGTGCCGACCGGCTGGCCGCCCAATTTCAGTGCGCAGTAGTGTACGTTGGGATTCGACGGGCGCGGCGCGGCTACTATGAAATTACGTTCACGGAACTCCACGATGGGCAGCATGTGCTACCGCCCGCTGAGCATCAACTAACCGAGGCTTTTGCCCGTCAGCTGGAGCGGGATATTCAGGCTAGTCCCTCTGACTACCTCTGGACCCACCGCCGCTGGAAGCATAAGCGGGTAAGGTAG
- a CDS encoding WbqC family protein: MPAILFESQYNPPAAFFAELLGAKALYLEAHDNYRKQTYRNRCLILTAQGVQPLTVPVIDGNRSEKVLTSAIEIDYRQNWVHRHWRTLQTAYGGSPYFEYYADYLHDIYVQKPPLLFELNLSLLQLQLRCLRLRLPILLTPEYYPSPTPVSLLDRRDWLTPKAAAPAEPDRTSVRPYRQTFGKDFVPGLSILDLLFTQGPAAGSFLT; encoded by the coding sequence ATGCCCGCTATTCTTTTCGAGTCGCAGTACAATCCGCCCGCGGCCTTTTTTGCTGAACTTCTTGGCGCCAAGGCTCTCTACCTGGAAGCCCATGACAACTACCGCAAACAAACGTACCGCAACCGCTGTCTTATCCTCACGGCCCAGGGAGTACAGCCGCTGACCGTGCCGGTTATTGATGGCAACCGGAGCGAAAAAGTGCTGACCTCGGCTATTGAAATTGACTACCGCCAGAATTGGGTACACCGCCACTGGCGCACCCTGCAAACCGCTTACGGCGGCTCGCCGTATTTCGAGTACTACGCCGACTATCTGCATGATATCTACGTACAAAAGCCTCCGCTTCTGTTCGAGTTGAACCTGAGCTTACTGCAGTTGCAGCTGCGCTGTTTGCGGCTGCGGTTACCCATTCTCCTAACCCCCGAGTACTACCCCTCTCCTACCCCGGTTTCCCTCCTGGATCGGCGCGATTGGCTGACACCGAAAGCAGCGGCCCCGGCGGAACCTGACAGGACGTCGGTTCGGCCCTACCGGCAGACGTTTGGTAAAGATTTTGTACCGGGACTCAGCATCTTAGACCTGCTTTTTACGCAGGGCCCGGCCGCCGGCAGTTTTCTTACGTAG